In the Telopea speciosissima isolate NSW1024214 ecotype Mountain lineage chromosome 2, Tspe_v1, whole genome shotgun sequence genome, one interval contains:
- the LOC122649782 gene encoding mitogen-activated protein kinase kinase kinase 20-like, translating to MAEVSHSGTLQKEREILNRLQGCPHILYCYGDEITIGNGQLTYNVLLEYASEEPYLLKLRIPMVDCWKPMLGATPARFFRVLITFTSMVMFIAISSLRIFCMCLARLLLRTKIADFGSAKNTVQEQRKKKDFHSLSLRGTPLYMSPESVASKEQEAPSNIWALLGVSWRR from the coding sequence ATGGCTGAGGTTTCCCACTCTGGAACGCTtcagaaggagagagagatactcaATAGGCTCCAAGGATGCCCTCATATTCTCTACTGCTACGGCGACGAGATCACTATTGGGAATGGTCAGTTAACCTACAATGTCTTGTTGGAGTACGCTTCCGAGGAACCCTATCTTCTGAAATTAAGAATTCCAATGGTGGATTGCTGGAAGCCAATGTTAGGTGCTACACCCGCTCGATTCTTTAGGGTCTTGATCACATTCACGAGCATGGTTATGTTCATTGCGATATCAAGCCTTAGAATATTCTGCATGTGCCTTGCTCGTCTCCTTCTTCGGACCAAGATTGCTGATTTTGGTTCCGCCAAGAATACCGTGCaagaacagaggaagaagaaggactTCCATTCTTTGTCTTTGAGAGGAACCCCTCTTTATATGTCGCCTGAATCTGTTGCAAGTAAGGAACAGGAAGCACCCTCGAATATATGGGCTCTTTTAGGTGTGTCGTGGCGGAGATGA
- the LOC122652408 gene encoding protein RGF1 INDUCIBLE TRANSCRIPTION FACTOR 1-like: protein MVSPIVGMGSNDLSPLWLKPMLNANYFIAYRIQGDSYKIECNIYCLDCMGNALCSYCLINHKDHRVVQIRRSFYHKVIRVNEVQKYIDISAIQTYIINSAKIVFLNKRPQPMPGKGVTNTCEICR from the exons atg GTGAGCCCAATAGTTGGAATGGGGAGCAATGATTTAAGTCCACTGTGGTTGAAGCCGATGTTGAATGCCAATTACTTCATTGCCTATAGAATCCAAGGCGATTCTTACAAGATCGAATGCAATATTTATTGCTTGGATTGCATGGGAAATGCCCTTTGTTCTTACTGTTTGATCAATCATAAAGACCATCGTGTTGTTCAG ATACGGAGGTCTTTTTACCACAAAGTGATAAGGGTTAATGAGGTTCAGAAATACATAGACATATCAGCCATTCAGACCTACATTATCAACAGTGCCAAAATCGTTTTCCTCAACAAGCGGCCACAGCCAATGCCCGGAAAGGGCGTTACCAATACCTGTGAGATTTGTCGCTGA
- the LOC122649856 gene encoding receptor-like protein kinase HERK 1, translated as MSPSHLFRLKFHPVMGVGELKLLLWILSVLSLVLISLGFVPKDNYLIDCGSSTSTTVMNHVFVADNSQYLKTQRNIMASTSNSITSIIASPLYQTARIFNGTASYNFPISNQGRHWIRLYFFPFQYQEYNMSMAIFSVTAQNFVLLGNFNPRNGSMFKEYSLPVTSDNLVLSFTPAEHSFAFLNALEVVSVPDTLITDNAQTVNPLGAFQGLLMNEALQTVWRVNMGGPLVTTLNDTLGRTWVADQNFIVNQNLAQSVTGSVNYVQGGPTRDIAPDTVYGTATEMNSSNAPNPNFNMTWKFNVDAGFQHLIRFHFCDIVSTALNNLYFNVYVNSWVVAQDLDLSLVTVNTLAAPYYMDFVLGSSNRTILSVSVGPSTTVTSVSPNAILNGLEIMKMSDSKGSLDGEAFISPHGSKKKVGLIVGVVLGVIAVVFLGTILFFILHRSRRLAHDHPSKSNGRNAHSTVSKFSNGTITSATSELALRFAFVALQEATNNFDESLVIGVGGFGKVYKGVLKDETTVAVKRANPLSKQGLMEFQTEIEMLSQFRHRHLVSLIGYCDEQNEMILVYEYMENGTLKNHLYGQNLPSLSWKQRLEICIGSAKGLHYLHTGSVKAIIHRDVKSANILLDENLKAKVADFGLSKAGPEIDQTHVSTAVKGSFGYLDPEYFKRQQLTEKSDVYSFGVVLLEVFCARPVIDPSLPREKVNLAEWAMQWQKRGELEQIIDPNLAGKIRPDSLRKFAETAEKCLAEYGVDRPTMGNVLFNLEYALQLQDTTTQDETDENSTNQIGELSPMVNHISNEETSLIAEHLESSQVDDFSGVSMSKVFSQLVKAEGR; from the coding sequence ATGTCTCCATCCCATCTCTTTCGTCTGAAATTTCATCCTGTGATGGGTGTTGGAGAACTTAAATTGCTTCTCTGGATTCTGTCGGTGTTGTCTTTGGTACTCATCTCCTTGGGATTTGTACCTAAAGACAATTACCTGATAGATTGCGGATCATCCACCAGCACGACGGTGATGAATCATGTTTTCGTTGCTGATAATTCCCAATACCTTAAGACCCAACGCAATATTATGGCCAGCACATCGAACTCCATCACTTCTATCATCGCTTCGCCTCTGTATCAAACAGCCCGAATCTTCAATGGAACAGCTTCTTACAACTTTCCTATCAGCAATCAGGGAAGGCACTGGATACGCCTCTACTTCTTCCCGTTTCAATACCAGGAATACAACATGAGTATGGCAATCTTCTCAGTTACCGCCCAAAATTTCGTCCTCCTCGGTAATTTCAATCCACGGAACGGTTCTATGTTCAAGGAGTACTCCCTGCCTGTAACTTCAGACAACCTCGTCCTCTCCTTCACCCCTGCCGAGCATTCCTTTGCCTTCTTAAATGCCTTGGAGGTTGTTTCGGTCCCTGATACACTGATCACCGACAATGCCCAAACTGTTAATCCATTAGGGGCATTTCAAGGTCTACTAATGAATGAAGCATTGCAGACAGTTTGGAGGGTGAATATGGGTGGACCACTGGTCACAACCCTGAATGACACCCTTGGGAGAACTTGGGTTGCTGATCAGAATTTTATAGTGAACCAGAATCTTGCCCAGTCTGTAACTGGGTCTGTCAATTATGTGCAAGGAGGACCAACCAGGGATATTGCTCCTGATACTGTATATGGCACTGCCACAGAGATGAACTCATCAAATGCACCCAACCCCAATTTCAATATGACATGGAAGTTCAACGTGGATGCTGGTTTTCAGCATCTGATTCGATTTCACTTCTGTGATATAGTCAGTACAGCTCTCAACAATCTCTACTTCAATGTTTATGTTAATAGCTGGGTTGTTGCTCAAGATCTTGATCTTAGTCTTGTAACAGTCAATACCTTGGCCGCTCCCTATTATATGGACTTTGTTCTGGGTTCAAGTAATAGAACCATACTCTCTGTAAGTGTTGGGCCTTCTACTACTGTTACTAGTGTTAGCCCGAATGCCATCCTAAATGGGCTGGAGATCATGAAAATGAGTGACTCTAAGGGTAGCCTTGATGGTGAGGCCTTTATCTCCCCACATGGTTCGAAGAAGAAGGTTGGTTTGATTGTGGGTGTGGTTCTTGGGGTGATTGCTGTGGTATTCTTGGGTaccatcctcttcttcatcctgCACAGAAGTCGACGACTGGCACATGATCACCCTTCAAAATCAAATGGAAGGAATGCTCACAGCACGGTTAGTAAATTCTCTAATGGAACTATAACTAGTGCCACCTCAGAACTTGCTCTCCGCTTTGCTTTTGTGGCACTGCAGGAGGCCACAAACAACTTTGATGAGAGCTTGGTTATTGGGGTTGGTGGTTTTGGGAAGGTATACAAGGGAGTTCTGAAAGATGAAACAACAGTGGCAGTGAAGAGGGCTAATCCCCTGTCCAAACAAGGCCTTATGGAGTTCCAGACTGAAATCGAAATGTTATCCCAGTTCCGCCACCGTCATCTGGTCTCACTGATTGGCTACTGTGACGAGCAGAACGAAATGATCCTTGTTTATGAGTACATGGAAAATGGGACCCTCAAGAATCATTTGTATGGCCAAAATCTTCCCAGCTTGAGTTGGAAACAAAGGCTCGAGATATGCATTGGATCAGCCAAAGGACTTCACTACCTTCATACCGGTTCTGTGAAGGCGATTATCCACCGGGATGTCAAGTCTGCCAACATCTTACTTGATGAGAATCTCAAGGCTAAGGTTGCTGATTTCGGGCTTTCCAAGGCAGGACCTGAGATCGATCAGACACATGTGAGCACTGCAGTTAAAGGAAGTTTTGGGTATCTTGATCCAGAGTATTTCAAACGACAACAACTGACCGAGAAGTCTGATGTGTACTCATTCGGGGTGGTTTTGCTTGAAGTCTTTTGTGCAAGACCTGTAATTGACCCATCCCTTCCTAGAGAGAAAGTTAACTTGGCTGAATGGGCAATGCAGTGGCAAAAGAGAGGAGAATTAGAGCAAATCATAGATCCTAATCTTGCTGGTAAAATTAGGCCCGACTCTTTGAGGAAATTTGCAGAGACAGCTGAAAAATGCCTGGCTGAGTATGGTGTTGACCGTCCCACAATGGGAAATGTGTTATTTAATCTAGAATATGCACTTCAACTGCAGGACACAACCACTCAAGATGAAACCGACGAGAACAGTACCAATCAGATAGGTGAGCTCTCCCCAATGGTGAACCATATCAGCAATGAGGAGACTAGTCTTATTGCTGAGCATTTAGAGTCATCCCAAGTGGATGATTTTTCAGGGGTTTCAATGAGTAAGGTGTTCTCCCAGCTGGTGAAAGCTGAAGGAAGATAA